A single region of the Chitinophaga niabensis genome encodes:
- the ileS gene encoding isoleucine--tRNA ligase — translation MSSKYREYSQLNLPQIEQDILQAWDQQQIFEKSVTNRDGAAPFVFYEGPPSANGLPGIHHVISRALKDLVCRYKTMQGFQVKRKSGWDTHGLPVELGVEKALGITKEDIGKKISIAEYNDTCRKEVLKYKGEWENLTRKMGYWVDLQDPYITFDNNYIESLWWCLQQLYKKGFLYKSVSIQPYSPAAGTGLSSHELNQPGTYKDVKDTTVVAMFKAIAGEKSQFLFDAAGSEEVFFMAWTTTPWTLPSNLGLTVGANIEYVLVKTFNPYTHLPINVVLAKDLMGKYFKPEGEHGDFAAYQPDDKIIPWTVLASFKGSELENIRYEQLLPYVQPEEGDPFRVLLGDFVTTEDGTGIVHTAPAFGADDNRVGKKYGIGILTLVDRQGKFLDSVGEFGGRYVKDYKNEPGYKDVDVDIAVKLKKENRAFKVEKYEHTYPHCWRTDKPVLYYPLDAWFIKTTAVKDRMVELNKTINWKPAATGTGRFGNWLENMVDWNLSRSRYWGTPLPIWRTEDGTEEICIGSIAELNAGIRLANEVLGGDVNKHYLHEGILDLHKPYVDDIILVSSTGKPMRREPDLVDVWFDSGAMPVAQWHYPFENKDTIDKGQAFPADFIAEGVDQTRGWFYTLHALGVMLFDSVAYKTVVSNGLVLDKNGNKMSKRLGNVVNPFETIDKFGADATRWYLITNASPWDNMKFDVEGIKEVQRKLFGTLYNTYNFFAMYANLDNFRFKEAYIPLEQRPEIDRWIISSLNTLVRQVSASLEEYEPTQAGRAVQEFVDEHLSNWYVRLCRRRFWKGEYEHDKICAYQTLYECLEKVARLMAPVSPFFTDWLYRNLNEVSGRLPSESVHLTDFPVADNAAIDTDLEERMQLAQDISSLVLSLRKKMNIKVRQPLQKILIPVLNPHMRDQLTLVEHLVKSEVNVKSIEYLTETEGFIKKKIKPNFKTLGSRMGAKMKAVANAINAFAQHDIATLEKDGEFGLVIDSERIPILLSDVEIISEDIPGWTVANKGSLTVALDITITPELLDEGNARELVNRIQKIRKDSGFELTDRISVKVADVATLKTAIINFNDYICTEILADSLDVVPQLQEGIEVEVNDLKFNVLVNKKS, via the coding sequence ATGTCCAGTAAATATCGTGAATACAGTCAGCTGAATTTACCACAAATAGAACAGGATATACTGCAAGCATGGGATCAGCAGCAGATCTTCGAAAAAAGCGTCACCAATCGTGATGGGGCAGCGCCATTCGTGTTTTATGAAGGCCCGCCCAGTGCAAATGGATTACCTGGCATTCACCACGTGATCTCACGTGCCTTAAAAGATCTTGTATGCCGTTATAAAACCATGCAGGGTTTCCAGGTAAAACGCAAAAGCGGATGGGATACCCATGGCCTCCCTGTTGAATTAGGAGTAGAAAAGGCATTGGGTATCACGAAGGAAGATATTGGAAAAAAAATATCTATTGCCGAATACAATGATACCTGCCGTAAAGAGGTATTAAAATATAAAGGAGAATGGGAGAACCTTACCCGTAAAATGGGATATTGGGTAGACCTCCAGGACCCTTACATTACCTTCGATAATAATTATATAGAGAGCCTCTGGTGGTGTTTGCAACAGCTCTATAAAAAGGGCTTCCTTTATAAAAGTGTAAGCATCCAGCCATATTCTCCGGCTGCCGGCACTGGCCTTAGCTCTCACGAACTGAACCAGCCCGGTACTTATAAAGATGTGAAGGATACTACTGTGGTGGCCATGTTTAAGGCCATCGCCGGAGAGAAGTCCCAATTCTTATTTGATGCTGCCGGTTCTGAAGAAGTATTCTTCATGGCCTGGACCACCACCCCCTGGACGCTTCCATCTAACCTTGGTCTTACTGTAGGTGCCAATATTGAATATGTATTGGTGAAAACCTTTAACCCATATACCCATTTGCCGATCAATGTGGTCCTTGCAAAAGACCTGATGGGCAAATATTTCAAACCGGAAGGAGAGCATGGCGATTTTGCTGCCTATCAGCCGGATGACAAAATAATCCCCTGGACCGTACTGGCTTCCTTCAAAGGCAGTGAACTGGAAAATATCCGCTACGAACAGCTGTTGCCATATGTTCAGCCGGAAGAGGGAGACCCCTTCCGCGTACTGCTGGGAGATTTTGTGACCACAGAAGATGGTACCGGTATCGTTCATACCGCACCTGCTTTTGGTGCAGACGACAATCGCGTTGGTAAAAAATATGGTATCGGTATCCTCACACTGGTAGACAGGCAGGGGAAATTCCTGGATTCCGTGGGTGAATTCGGAGGCCGTTATGTAAAGGATTATAAAAATGAACCCGGATATAAAGATGTTGATGTAGACATCGCCGTGAAACTGAAAAAGGAGAACCGGGCCTTCAAAGTAGAAAAATACGAACACACCTACCCGCACTGCTGGCGTACAGATAAGCCAGTGCTGTATTATCCCCTGGATGCCTGGTTTATCAAAACCACCGCGGTGAAAGACAGGATGGTGGAACTGAACAAGACCATCAACTGGAAGCCCGCTGCCACCGGCACAGGCCGTTTTGGTAACTGGCTGGAGAATATGGTGGATTGGAACCTGAGCCGCAGCCGGTATTGGGGAACCCCGCTGCCGATATGGCGCACCGAGGATGGTACAGAAGAGATCTGCATTGGCAGTATAGCGGAACTGAATGCCGGTATCCGCCTCGCGAATGAAGTGCTGGGAGGAGATGTGAATAAACATTACCTGCATGAGGGCATCCTGGACCTTCATAAACCTTATGTGGATGATATCATCCTGGTAAGTTCCACCGGCAAACCCATGCGCCGTGAGCCAGACCTGGTGGATGTTTGGTTTGACAGTGGGGCCATGCCTGTAGCGCAATGGCACTATCCCTTCGAGAATAAAGACACCATAGATAAAGGCCAGGCTTTCCCTGCTGATTTTATTGCTGAAGGCGTGGATCAAACCCGTGGATGGTTTTACACACTTCACGCATTGGGTGTGATGTTGTTTGATAGTGTAGCTTATAAAACAGTAGTATCCAACGGCCTCGTATTAGATAAGAATGGCAACAAAATGAGTAAACGCCTCGGTAACGTGGTAAACCCTTTTGAAACCATCGATAAGTTCGGAGCAGACGCTACCCGCTGGTACCTGATCACCAATGCCTCTCCATGGGATAATATGAAGTTTGATGTGGAAGGTATTAAAGAGGTACAACGGAAGCTGTTCGGTACATTATATAATACGTACAACTTCTTCGCCATGTACGCCAACCTGGACAATTTCAGGTTCAAAGAAGCATACATCCCGCTGGAGCAACGTCCGGAAATTGACCGTTGGATCATTTCCTCGCTGAATACCCTGGTAAGACAGGTGAGCGCCAGCCTGGAAGAATATGAGCCAACGCAGGCCGGGCGTGCCGTTCAGGAGTTTGTGGACGAACATCTCAGTAACTGGTATGTACGTCTTTGCCGCCGCCGGTTCTGGAAAGGGGAGTATGAGCATGATAAGATCTGCGCATACCAGACCTTATATGAATGCCTCGAAAAAGTAGCCCGGCTGATGGCCCCGGTATCTCCTTTCTTCACAGACTGGCTGTACCGCAACCTAAATGAAGTGAGTGGAAGGTTGCCATCTGAGTCCGTTCACCTGACAGATTTCCCGGTAGCAGATAATGCTGCGATAGATACAGATCTGGAAGAAAGAATGCAACTGGCGCAGGATATTTCATCATTGGTATTATCCTTGCGTAAGAAAATGAATATTAAGGTCCGTCAGCCACTTCAGAAGATCCTGATACCTGTGCTGAACCCTCATATGCGGGATCAGTTGACTTTAGTGGAACATTTGGTGAAAAGCGAAGTGAATGTGAAAAGTATTGAGTACCTTACGGAAACGGAAGGTTTCATCAAGAAAAAGATCAAGCCAAACTTTAAAACCCTGGGCAGTAGGATGGGGGCTAAGATGAAAGCAGTAGCTAACGCCATCAATGCATTTGCTCAACATGACATTGCCACGTTGGAAAAAGATGGTGAATTTGGCTTAGTTATTGATTCTGAACGAATTCCAATACTATTATCCGATGTCGAGATCATCTCGGAAGATATTCCGGGATGGACGGTAGCTAACAAAGGTTCGCTTACCGTGGCCTTAGATATTACAATTACTCCTGAATTACTGGACGAGGGCAATGCCCGTGAACTGGTTAACCGGATCCAGAAGATACGGAAGGATAGCGGATTTGAGCTAACTGACCGGATTTCGGTAAAAGTGGCAGATGTGGCGACTTTGAAAACAGCGATAATAAACTTTAATGATTATATTTGCACGGAAATTTTGGCAGATAGTTTGGATGTAGTGCCGCAATTACAGGAGGGCATTGAGGTAGAGGTTAACGATCTTAAGTTCAACGTATTAGTTAACAAAAAAAGCTAA
- a CDS encoding glycosyltransferase produces the protein MISVIIPVLNEGATIRQVIKVIKKTARVIEIIVVDDNSTDNTVEEALKEKVRVITSSQRGKGISMREGMMAAKHDIIMYVDGDILTYPENLVELLTDAIVNDEADFTKSYFERQAGRVTQLVAKPLLSILFPDLAHFEQPLSGMIAARKSLLKQVHFENDYGVDIGLLIDMHLLQARIREVNIGKLENAMQTWEQLSKMSREVSRTILRKAESIPVQNLETLGNINIIREQMEFSILESIDKLQKMVIFNLDETVFTQNYTYLAALAFDKEDALYQILEHYSDPVIRLERSAALFQGRNLAELLEVADSIPVTPDIRHVIRELKKRGYVCGFITDGFECVANHMKNKLGADFAFANRLHLIHSVSTGELTIPEYFMDGNNPSATYDKSNILKYISDKYHISPQNVIYVGNGESDRVMLQEAGVGVAYHPQFVEVETMADKVIEDICMAPLLDIAQAGSAVRKNNRWPSKKVMRNIGIGSLAAVATAGLIYLAAKQIKKAFEADRDDVDVKALKPA, from the coding sequence ATGATTTCCGTAATTATACCAGTACTCAACGAAGGGGCTACTATCAGACAGGTGATCAAGGTGATCAAAAAAACCGCCCGTGTTATTGAGATCATTGTAGTGGATGATAATTCAACAGATAATACCGTTGAGGAAGCGCTGAAAGAGAAAGTGCGTGTGATCACAAGCAGTCAGCGCGGTAAGGGCATTTCAATGCGGGAAGGCATGATGGCCGCCAAACATGATATTATTATGTATGTGGACGGGGACATCCTCACGTATCCTGAAAACCTGGTGGAATTACTTACAGATGCGATCGTCAACGATGAAGCAGATTTTACCAAGTCGTATTTTGAACGGCAGGCAGGCAGGGTAACGCAGTTAGTGGCTAAACCGCTGCTGAGCATCTTGTTTCCCGATCTTGCACATTTCGAGCAACCGCTGAGTGGCATGATCGCTGCGCGGAAATCTTTGCTGAAGCAGGTGCATTTTGAAAATGATTATGGTGTGGATATAGGCCTGCTGATAGACATGCATCTATTACAGGCACGTATCCGTGAAGTGAATATCGGCAAGCTGGAAAACGCGATGCAAACATGGGAACAGCTGAGTAAAATGAGCCGGGAAGTTTCCCGTACCATTTTACGAAAAGCAGAAAGCATTCCGGTGCAGAACCTGGAAACGCTGGGTAATATCAATATCATCCGTGAGCAGATGGAGTTCTCCATCCTGGAGTCCATAGACAAGTTGCAGAAGATGGTGATCTTTAACCTGGATGAAACAGTATTCACGCAAAACTACACCTACCTCGCCGCATTGGCATTTGATAAAGAGGATGCGCTGTACCAGATCCTTGAGCATTATTCAGATCCTGTTATCAGGCTGGAACGTTCTGCAGCCCTTTTCCAGGGCCGCAACCTGGCTGAACTGCTGGAAGTGGCAGACAGTATTCCGGTAACGCCAGACATCCGGCATGTGATCCGTGAATTAAAGAAACGTGGTTATGTGTGCGGTTTTATCACAGATGGCTTTGAGTGTGTGGCAAATCATATGAAGAATAAACTGGGGGCTGATTTTGCATTTGCCAACAGACTGCACCTCATCCACAGCGTATCTACCGGTGAACTAACCATCCCTGAATATTTCATGGACGGGAATAATCCATCCGCTACTTACGATAAGAGCAATATCCTGAAATATATTTCAGACAAATACCACATCTCCCCACAGAATGTGATCTATGTGGGGAATGGTGAAAGCGACCGCGTTATGTTGCAGGAAGCGGGTGTTGGTGTGGCGTACCATCCACAATTTGTGGAAGTGGAAACCATGGCGGATAAGGTCATAGAAGATATATGCATGGCCCCTTTGCTGGATATTGCACAGGCCGGAAGCGCGGTACGGAAGAATAACCGCTGGCCGAGTAAAAAGGTGATGCGGAATATCGGGATAGGAAGCCTGGCCGCAGTAGCAACAGCGGGACTTATTTATTTAGCAGCGAAACAAATTAAAAAGGCTTTTGAAGCGGATCGTGATGATGTAGATGTGAAAGCATTAAAGCCTGCATAA
- a CDS encoding PepSY-like domain-containing protein: MKKVTVFMCAAILTSGLAFAQQKTSAKKTKAAATKKIEAPANVKDAFQQNEQFAGTTDAVWAKTSAGNWIASVNKENVKTAVEYNAEGTWIATRSEFPAGNVPEPVLGTLKNKYPSAVVKEGWKIERADVASYYKINIDDNGTAKTVLLNDAGTIVD; encoded by the coding sequence ATGAAAAAAGTAACCGTATTCATGTGCGCTGCTATCCTCACTTCTGGATTAGCTTTTGCGCAGCAAAAAACTTCAGCAAAAAAAACCAAAGCAGCAGCAACAAAAAAAATAGAAGCTCCCGCAAACGTGAAAGACGCATTTCAGCAAAATGAACAATTTGCAGGAACAACAGATGCAGTATGGGCAAAAACATCTGCTGGTAACTGGATCGCTTCTGTAAATAAAGAAAATGTGAAGACTGCCGTTGAGTATAATGCTGAAGGAACCTGGATAGCTACCCGTAGCGAATTCCCCGCAGGAAATGTACCTGAACCAGTTTTAGGAACTTTGAAGAACAAATATCCTTCCGCAGTTGTTAAAGAAGGATGGAAGATCGAAAGAGCGGATGTGGCATCTTACTACAAAATAAATATTGACGATAACGGGACTGCCAAAACCGTACTTTTGAACGATGCTGGCACTATTGTTGATTAA
- a CDS encoding helix-turn-helix domain-containing protein produces MKEVHEILSLAIPQPALSDHLQLAEADTVAVPDCLDYNLQRYVFDRPLPVEDVAMVVYQPAKRGQSAMIELRYCVAGSKYCKNPSCTDQLCAEGKKNDDCKEKMPSVDMITVRFQPAFIQSLQKGNTSFSLFELQSKKPFVKTIQPCTKSKTVLEQMVHHNYEGILKNIFLQSKALELLLFSSDQFIQNDTDERYGCRFLTHMEDREKIEKARSILLDQLDAPITIRDLARRVAMNECYLKKGFKAMFGTTIYDYFQKERMEKAKGLLYEKGLSVSEVAIMMGYSCISHFSTAFKKHTGLKPCELLLR; encoded by the coding sequence ATGAAGGAAGTACACGAGATATTATCACTGGCCATCCCGCAACCGGCACTGAGCGACCACCTTCAATTGGCGGAAGCTGATACTGTGGCGGTTCCTGACTGCCTGGACTATAACCTCCAGCGGTATGTATTTGATCGTCCGCTGCCCGTAGAGGATGTGGCGATGGTGGTTTATCAGCCTGCCAAACGTGGCCAGTCTGCCATGATCGAACTCCGGTATTGCGTAGCAGGCAGTAAGTATTGCAAAAACCCTTCGTGTACAGATCAGCTTTGTGCTGAAGGGAAAAAGAATGATGATTGTAAGGAGAAAATGCCTTCTGTAGACATGATCACCGTTCGCTTTCAACCAGCTTTCATCCAATCCCTGCAAAAAGGAAATACTTCCTTCTCCCTTTTTGAACTGCAATCCAAGAAACCTTTTGTAAAAACCATTCAGCCCTGTACCAAATCCAAAACGGTATTGGAGCAAATGGTACATCATAATTACGAAGGCATCCTTAAAAATATCTTCTTACAAAGTAAAGCCCTGGAGCTGTTGTTATTCAGCTCTGATCAGTTTATCCAGAATGATACGGATGAAAGATATGGCTGCCGCTTCCTCACACATATGGAAGACCGGGAGAAGATCGAAAAAGCCCGTAGTATATTATTGGATCAGTTGGATGCACCTATTACCATCCGCGACCTCGCACGCCGCGTGGCCATGAATGAATGTTACCTGAAGAAAGGTTTTAAAGCCATGTTCGGTACTACCATTTATGATTACTTCCAGAAAGAAAGAATGGAAAAGGCAAAGGGTTTACTTTATGAAAAAGGGCTCTCCGTTTCAGAAGTAGCCATCATGATGGGCTATTCCTGTATCTCTCATTTCTCCACTGCCTTCAAAAAACATACTGGTCTCAAGCCATGTGAGCTTTTGTTGCGCTAG
- a CDS encoding AsmA family protein translates to MKRTWKIIITVAVVLIFAAAGVTWYLSVHWKGILDKELRRYVQEGSDSLYTLAYGRLDLNLLNGSLIIHHVALIPDSAVYQRLVAQQKAPKVLINAKMERLQVSRMKLWRYFLNKEVDASSFSLVDPELVITEDQRSVDTTTQQRSFYEVVNKNIRHFSIGRVYMDKIKLTFTQIGKDSSKVISKLEDVGVNIRGLQIDSLSQSDPTRFLYARAFDVSLEKWDHRTPDSLYWLHVKKVTYHATDEILDVGEVELKPRYNRADFDKQIKTQKDMFQLVFRNINLKGLSRFDLQRQRLHIQSGSINGGELNVYRNRALPMPPGDKYGQFPNQLLAKLKLPLQIDTLTASGVDVSYTELNPKNGETGKIQFQRAGGTFRHITNIDSLVAQNKHCTVDLHAILMKSGKLRASFDFILGDESGAFSVSGQLNNMDGKEFNPVTKPLGMVEIRSAQIKELEFNFQGNERSASGTLKFLYSNLKISMLKEEKDPNGNQRKGLASLLANLMAIKNENPSPGEAVRIVKPRFQRDPKKSFFNLVWKTIFTGVKETVGTALLASMDERKK, encoded by the coding sequence ATGAAAAGAACCTGGAAGATCATCATAACGGTAGCGGTCGTACTAATATTTGCTGCGGCAGGCGTAACATGGTACCTGAGCGTACACTGGAAGGGCATTCTGGACAAAGAGCTAAGGCGGTATGTACAGGAAGGATCTGACAGTCTTTATACACTTGCCTATGGCCGGCTGGACCTCAACCTGCTGAATGGCAGCCTTATCATACATCATGTAGCCCTCATTCCGGATAGCGCTGTTTATCAACGACTTGTGGCGCAGCAAAAGGCCCCAAAAGTACTGATCAATGCCAAAATGGAGCGGTTACAGGTGAGCCGGATGAAGCTGTGGCGCTATTTCCTGAACAAAGAGGTGGACGCCAGCTCATTCTCACTTGTTGATCCTGAACTGGTTATCACGGAAGATCAGCGGAGTGTGGATACCACTACCCAGCAACGTAGTTTTTACGAAGTCGTGAATAAGAACATCCGCCATTTCAGCATCGGCAGGGTGTACATGGATAAGATCAAACTAACCTTTACCCAGATCGGGAAGGATAGCAGTAAAGTGATCAGCAAACTGGAAGACGTGGGTGTAAATATCCGCGGCCTGCAGATAGATTCCCTCAGCCAAAGTGACCCTACCCGCTTTTTATATGCCCGGGCCTTTGACGTGAGCCTGGAAAAATGGGACCACCGCACGCCGGACAGTTTGTACTGGCTGCATGTGAAGAAGGTCACCTACCATGCTACTGATGAAATACTGGATGTAGGAGAAGTAGAACTGAAGCCGCGATACAACAGGGCGGATTTCGACAAACAGATCAAAACACAGAAAGACATGTTCCAGCTGGTTTTCAGGAATATCAACCTGAAAGGACTGTCCAGGTTTGACCTTCAACGGCAAAGGCTCCATATACAAAGTGGCAGTATCAATGGCGGAGAATTAAATGTCTACCGCAACAGGGCACTCCCCATGCCGCCAGGGGATAAATATGGTCAGTTCCCCAACCAGTTACTGGCCAAACTGAAGCTGCCGCTGCAAATAGATACCCTGACTGCCAGCGGGGTGGATGTGAGCTATACAGAATTGAACCCTAAAAACGGCGAAACCGGCAAGATCCAGTTCCAAAGGGCCGGGGGCACTTTCAGGCATATCACGAATATTGATTCCCTGGTTGCTCAGAACAAACATTGCACCGTGGACCTTCATGCCATCCTGATGAAAAGTGGTAAGCTCAGGGCCAGCTTCGATTTTATCCTGGGAGATGAGAGTGGGGCTTTTAGCGTTTCAGGGCAGTTGAATAATATGGACGGGAAGGAATTTAACCCCGTTACAAAACCTTTGGGCATGGTAGAGATCAGGTCTGCCCAGATAAAAGAGCTGGAATTCAACTTCCAGGGTAATGAAAGAAGTGCCAGCGGCACCTTGAAATTCCTGTATTCCAATCTAAAGATCTCCATGCTGAAGGAGGAAAAAGACCCTAACGGGAATCAAAGGAAAGGGCTTGCCAGCCTGCTGGCCAACCTGATGGCCATCAAAAATGAAAACCCCTCTCCCGGCGAGGCAGTGAGAATTGTAAAACCAAGGTTTCAGAGAGATCCTAAAAAGTCCTTCTTCAACCTGGTTTGGAAGACCATTTTTACGGGTGTAAAAGAGACGGTTGGAACCGCTTTGCTCGCCAGTATGGATGAGAGAAAAAAATAA
- a CDS encoding TraR/DksA family transcriptional regulator: MATKKKVASKTTKKAVPAKKAVAKKAPAPAAKKSAAKPAPAKKAAPAKAAPKKAASKAAAKPAPKKAVVNKVTAKAAPAKAAPAKKPAVTAAKKPVPAPKAPVKKAAPAAPAPKAKPAPAATTKPAAKSSAAAQPVISKPVEKVDIMPAKNKQDKPEKETVKKSTVVEPAKRLTERPTSRTASKSSGSRPVMKTVTYTPEFTKSVLDQPDAQVGPIYRYSDSELQEFKEIILKKLDAAKKELVYLQGLITRKDEAGTDDTENKYMSMEDGGGSQEREQLNQMASRQIQFVDHLEKAIVRIENKTYGICRVTGKLIDKARLKAVPHATLSIEAKLSKSK, encoded by the coding sequence ATGGCAACAAAGAAGAAAGTTGCTAGTAAGACTACTAAGAAGGCGGTTCCGGCCAAAAAAGCTGTAGCTAAAAAGGCGCCCGCTCCTGCTGCTAAAAAATCGGCTGCTAAACCGGCACCTGCTAAAAAAGCAGCTCCGGCGAAGGCGGCTCCTAAAAAAGCGGCATCAAAGGCAGCGGCAAAACCCGCTCCTAAGAAAGCCGTAGTAAATAAGGTAACGGCGAAAGCAGCGCCTGCAAAGGCTGCTCCGGCTAAAAAGCCGGCTGTAACTGCCGCTAAGAAGCCCGTTCCGGCTCCAAAAGCGCCCGTAAAGAAAGCAGCACCTGCTGCTCCGGCGCCTAAAGCCAAACCCGCTCCGGCAGCTACCACCAAGCCCGCAGCTAAATCATCAGCTGCTGCCCAACCGGTTATTTCTAAACCCGTAGAAAAAGTAGATATAATGCCAGCAAAGAATAAACAGGACAAACCAGAAAAGGAGACAGTTAAAAAATCCACTGTTGTGGAACCTGCTAAACGGCTTACGGAAAGACCGACTTCCAGAACTGCTTCTAAATCTTCAGGCAGCAGACCAGTGATGAAAACCGTCACTTATACGCCTGAGTTTACTAAATCCGTATTAGATCAGCCAGATGCACAGGTTGGTCCGATCTACCGCTACAGCGATAGCGAATTACAGGAGTTCAAAGAGATCATCCTGAAAAAGCTGGACGCTGCGAAAAAAGAACTCGTATATCTCCAGGGCCTGATCACCCGCAAGGATGAAGCAGGTACTGACGATACTGAAAATAAATACATGAGTATGGAAGATGGTGGCGGTTCCCAGGAGCGTGAGCAACTGAACCAAATGGCCAGCCGTCAGATCCAGTTCGTTGATCACCTGGAGAAAGCAATTGTGCGGATCGAGAATAAAACTTACGGTATCTGCCGTGTTACAGGTAAGCTGATCGATAAAGCGCGCCTGAAAGCTGTGCCACATGCTACCTTAAGCATCGAGGCAAAGCTGTCCAAAAGCAAATAG
- the gyrB gene encoding DNA topoisomerase (ATP-hydrolyzing) subunit B, whose product MSEELAQATTSSNSYDAGSIQVLEGLEAVRKRPAMYIGDIGVKGLHHLVYEVVDNSIDEALAGYCKNIEVTILEDNSIRVSDDGRGIPTGIHAKEKRSALEVVMTVLHAGGKFDKNTYKVSGGLHGVGVSCVNALSDPLHVTVRREGKIFEQEYKMGIPQYPVREIGESDATGTTTHFKPDATIFTETTYNRETLAGRLRELAFLNRKIRITLTDEREKDENGNSFNEVFYSEGGIIEFVQLMDQNGRRNSIVPEPIYIEAHDPVSNVVVEVALLYNDSFHENIFSYVNNINTIEGGTHVAGFRRAITRVFKSYGDKNKMFEKSKVEVTGDDFREGLSCIVSVKVPEPQFEGQTKTKLGNSDVMGVVDSAVANVLDHFLEEHPREAKIIINKVVLAAQAREAARKARQMVQRKSVMTGSGLPGKLADCSDNDPTKCELYLVEGDSAGGTAKQGRNRNTQAILPLRGKILNVEKALEHKIYENEEIKNIFTALGVTIGTPEDEKALNLSKLRYHKLIIMTDADVDGSHIATLILTFIFRYMKAMVEQGYVYLAQPPLYQVKKGKDHIYAWTDEQRKAAVTKLAGGGKEESVTIQRYKGLGEMNAEQLWDTTMNPEVRTLKQVTIDSAFEADRVFTMLMGDEVPPRREFIESHAKYARIDA is encoded by the coding sequence ATGAGTGAAGAACTAGCGCAAGCAACTACCTCTAGCAATAGCTATGATGCGGGTAGTATTCAGGTATTGGAAGGGTTGGAAGCCGTACGTAAACGTCCCGCCATGTACATTGGCGATATTGGGGTAAAAGGTTTGCACCACCTTGTATATGAAGTAGTCGACAACTCAATCGATGAAGCCCTGGCCGGATATTGCAAAAACATTGAAGTAACGATCCTGGAGGACAATTCCATCCGGGTTAGTGATGACGGACGGGGTATTCCTACCGGCATCCACGCCAAAGAAAAACGCTCCGCCCTGGAGGTTGTAATGACCGTTCTGCACGCAGGTGGTAAATTCGACAAGAATACTTACAAGGTATCCGGTGGTCTCCATGGGGTGGGTGTAAGTTGCGTGAACGCCCTCAGCGATCCTTTACATGTTACCGTACGCCGCGAAGGCAAGATCTTTGAACAGGAATACAAAATGGGAATTCCCCAATATCCTGTTCGTGAGATCGGCGAAAGCGATGCTACCGGAACAACTACCCATTTCAAACCAGACGCCACCATTTTCACAGAAACCACTTATAACCGCGAAACCTTAGCAGGCAGATTGCGCGAGCTGGCCTTCCTGAACAGGAAGATCCGCATCACCCTCACTGACGAGCGCGAAAAAGATGAAAACGGCAACTCTTTCAATGAAGTTTTCTACAGTGAAGGTGGTATCATCGAGTTCGTACAGCTGATGGACCAAAACGGCCGCCGTAATTCCATCGTGCCTGAACCTATCTATATTGAAGCACACGATCCCGTTTCTAATGTAGTAGTAGAAGTGGCGCTGTTATATAATGACTCTTTCCACGAGAACATCTTCTCGTACGTAAATAATATCAATACAATTGAAGGCGGTACCCACGTTGCTGGTTTCCGCAGGGCCATCACCCGTGTTTTCAAATCCTATGGCGATAAGAACAAAATGTTCGAAAAGTCTAAGGTAGAAGTAACAGGAGATGACTTCCGCGAAGGCCTCAGCTGTATCGTGAGCGTAAAAGTTCCTGAGCCACAGTTTGAAGGTCAGACCAAAACCAAATTAGGTAACTCAGACGTAATGGGTGTGGTGGACAGCGCAGTGGCCAATGTTCTGGACCACTTCCTGGAAGAACATCCCCGTGAAGCCAAGATCATTATCAATAAGGTAGTATTAGCCGCCCAGGCTCGTGAAGCTGCACGTAAGGCCCGCCAGATGGTGCAAAGGAAAAGTGTAATGACCGGCAGCGGATTACCAGGTAAACTGGCAGACTGCTCTGATAACGATCCTACCAAATGTGAACTGTACCTGGTGGAAGGGGACTCGGCAGGTGGTACGGCAAAACAAGGCCGTAACAGGAATACGCAGGCTATCCTCCCACTCCGTGGTAAGATCCTGAACGTAGAAAAAGCATTGGAACATAAGATCTACGAGAACGAAGAGATCAAGAATATATTCACCGCTCTGGGTGTTACCATTGGTACACCGGAAGATGAAAAAGCATTGAACCTCAGCAAGCTGCGTTATCACAAGCTGATCATCATGACGGATGCGGACGTGGATGGAAGTCACATTGCCACCCTGATCCTCACTTTCATCTTCAGGTACATGAAGGCGATGGTGGAACAAGGATATGTATACCTCGCTCAACCACCTTTATACCAGGTGAAGAAAGGTAAAGATCATATCTATGCATGGACTGATGAACAACGTAAAGCTGCTGTTACTAAACTTGCAGGTGGTGGTAAAGAAGAGAGTGTTACCATCCAGCGTTATAAAGGTCTTGGAGAGATGAACGCCGAGCAATTGTGGGATACTACCATGAACCCTGAAGTGCGTACGCTGAAGCAGGTAACGATAGATAGTGCTTTTGAAGCAGATCGCGTGTTTACGATGCTGATGGGTGATGAGGTTCCTCCACGTAGGGAGTTTATTGAATCGCATGCGAAGTATGCGAGGATTGACGCTTAA